Proteins encoded by one window of Halorubrum ruber:
- a CDS encoding carboxymuconolactone decarboxylase family protein translates to MARVPYAEAADVPDEYEDLLESSLQGKPLHVYQSIGNNPEVLAGLRSFLGSLWADSGLTERERELVILAVASEVGNRYEWHQHVNIARGVGIDDDEIAALGRGDTGPFGDGETTLVEYALAVVRSEVDAVAHDEISALYDDETIVGIAATAEGYDALGGMIDAFDLELEPGTEFHGWGPR, encoded by the coding sequence ATGGCCCGCGTTCCCTACGCCGAGGCGGCGGACGTGCCGGACGAGTACGAGGACCTCCTAGAGTCGTCGCTTCAGGGGAAACCGCTCCACGTGTACCAGTCGATCGGCAACAACCCCGAGGTGTTAGCGGGCCTCAGGTCGTTCCTCGGGTCGCTGTGGGCCGACAGCGGCCTCACCGAGCGGGAGCGCGAACTCGTCATCCTGGCGGTCGCGAGCGAGGTCGGAAACCGCTACGAGTGGCACCAGCACGTCAATATCGCCCGCGGCGTGGGGATCGACGACGACGAGATCGCGGCGCTCGGCCGCGGGGACACCGGGCCCTTCGGCGACGGGGAGACGACGCTGGTCGAGTACGCGCTCGCGGTCGTCCGCAGTGAGGTCGACGCGGTCGCCCACGACGAGATCTCGGCGCTGTACGACGACGAGACGATCGTCGGCATCGCCGCGACGGCCGAAGGGTACGACGCGCTCGGCGGGATGATCGACGCGTTCGATCTGGAACTGGAGCCGGGGACAGAGTTCCACGGGTGGGGCCCCCGATAA
- a CDS encoding 1,4-dihydroxy-2-naphthoate polyprenyltransferase yields MSTEVTRRRAWVMAARPQTLPAAAAPVIVGVGLALADGVFAPLPALAALVGAALIQVGTNFANDYYDAIQGADTDDREGFTRVVASGLIEPHEVKRAMWLTFAAAILVGTYLVAVGGVPILVIGLASVAAGIAYTGGPYPLGYHGLGDLFVFVFFGVIAVMGTYYVQTAALLSGWFPVGIPAGTVTLAALVASLPIAALSTNILVVNNLRDREEDAATGKRTLAVRFGYRFARAEYLAMLAAAYLAPLWFVARGEGLATLLPLVTLPLAAAVARTVLTETSGEALNPALESTGKLLAAYAVAFAVGLAV; encoded by the coding sequence ATGAGTACCGAGGTGACCCGCCGGCGGGCGTGGGTGATGGCCGCGCGTCCCCAGACGCTCCCTGCCGCGGCCGCACCGGTGATCGTCGGCGTCGGGCTGGCGCTTGCCGACGGGGTGTTCGCCCCGCTTCCCGCGCTGGCGGCGCTCGTCGGCGCGGCGCTGATCCAGGTCGGCACGAACTTCGCGAACGACTACTACGACGCGATCCAGGGCGCCGACACCGACGACCGCGAGGGGTTCACCCGCGTCGTCGCCAGCGGCCTCATCGAGCCCCACGAGGTGAAGCGGGCGATGTGGCTCACCTTCGCTGCCGCGATTCTCGTGGGGACCTACCTCGTCGCCGTCGGCGGCGTCCCGATCCTCGTGATCGGGCTCGCCTCCGTCGCGGCCGGAATCGCCTACACCGGCGGCCCGTACCCCCTCGGCTACCACGGTCTCGGCGACCTCTTCGTGTTCGTCTTCTTCGGCGTCATTGCGGTGATGGGGACCTACTACGTCCAGACGGCGGCGCTCCTTTCTGGATGGTTCCCCGTCGGCATCCCGGCCGGCACCGTGACGCTCGCGGCGCTCGTCGCGAGCCTTCCGATCGCCGCGCTGTCGACGAACATCCTCGTCGTCAACAACCTCCGCGACCGCGAGGAGGACGCCGCGACGGGCAAGCGCACGCTCGCCGTCCGGTTCGGCTACCGGTTCGCCCGCGCCGAGTACCTCGCGATGCTCGCCGCCGCCTACCTCGCCCCGCTGTGGTTCGTCGCGCGCGGCGAGGGCCTCGCGACGCTGCTCCCCCTCGTCACCCTCCCGCTGGCGGCGGCCGTCGCGCGGACGGTGCTGACCGAGACCTCGGGCGAGGCACTCAACCCCGCACTCGAATCGACCGGCAAGCTGCTCGCGGCGTACGCCGTCGCGTTCGCCGTCGGCCTCGCGGTGTGA
- a CDS encoding aliphatic sulfonate ABC transporter substrate-binding protein — MERRQFLRGTGAAIGGSLVAGCVGGGSESGTVTVDYAYYNPVSLVLREKGWLEEAFADTDTDVEWVLSLGSNQANEYAQSGEAEVSSTAGIAALMARTNGVPITTPYVYSEPEWTALVTFEETGIESVADLEGKRVAATRGTDPYFFLLQALGDAGLSEDDVEVVNLQHPEGQSALVRGDVDAWAGLDPHMAELELEHDGAELFFREPRYNTYGFLNFLDGFLADRTEDATRVLEAYERGREWAIANPEATAGILADASEMSAPVAERVFTQRNDLSEPIPGEPHRELLSDLSPILEREDLVTDDADPAGNVDELIDAEFASEVV, encoded by the coding sequence ATGGAACGAAGACAATTCCTGCGCGGTACCGGCGCGGCGATCGGCGGCTCGCTCGTCGCCGGCTGCGTCGGGGGCGGGAGCGAATCCGGGACGGTGACGGTCGACTACGCGTACTACAACCCGGTCAGCCTCGTGTTGCGCGAGAAGGGCTGGCTCGAGGAGGCGTTCGCGGACACCGACACCGACGTCGAGTGGGTGTTGAGCCTCGGGAGCAACCAGGCGAACGAGTACGCCCAGAGCGGCGAAGCCGAGGTCTCCTCGACCGCCGGCATCGCGGCGCTGATGGCCCGCACGAACGGCGTGCCGATCACGACGCCGTACGTCTACTCGGAGCCAGAGTGGACCGCGCTCGTCACCTTCGAGGAGACCGGGATCGAGTCGGTCGCGGACCTGGAGGGGAAGCGGGTCGCCGCCACGCGCGGCACCGACCCGTACTTCTTCCTGCTCCAGGCGCTGGGCGACGCCGGGCTGAGCGAAGACGACGTCGAGGTCGTCAACCTCCAGCACCCGGAGGGACAGTCCGCGCTGGTCCGCGGCGACGTCGACGCGTGGGCCGGGCTCGACCCCCACATGGCGGAGCTGGAGCTCGAACACGACGGCGCGGAGCTGTTCTTCCGCGAGCCCCGGTACAACACCTACGGCTTCCTGAACTTCCTCGACGGGTTCCTTGCGGACCGCACCGAGGACGCGACGCGCGTCCTCGAGGCCTACGAGCGCGGCCGCGAGTGGGCCATCGCAAACCCCGAGGCGACTGCGGGGATCCTCGCCGACGCTTCCGAGATGTCGGCGCCGGTCGCGGAGCGCGTGTTCACCCAGCGGAACGACCTCTCCGAGCCGATCCCGGGCGAGCCGCACCGCGAACTCCTCTCCGACCTCTCACCAATCCTCGAACGCGAGGACCTCGTGACCGACGACGCGGACCCCGCCGGCAACGTCGACGAGCTGATCGACGCCGAGTTCGCGAGCGAGGTCGTCTGA
- a CDS encoding DUF7111 family protein: MTDTETATANGVAARYEETDGERLLTFSRDGREATVAQNAEGYAMLKVRSGPDGDELERYYGFDMALDHAAELLGVDVPDLPVPDAAADMGM, from the coding sequence ATGACCGACACGGAGACCGCGACGGCGAACGGCGTCGCGGCCCGCTACGAGGAGACGGACGGCGAACGCCTGCTCACCTTCTCGCGGGACGGCCGCGAGGCGACCGTCGCGCAGAACGCCGAGGGGTACGCCATGCTGAAGGTCCGGTCCGGCCCCGACGGCGACGAATTAGAGCGGTACTACGGGTTCGACATGGCGCTTGACCACGCCGCCGAACTGCTCGGCGTCGACGTCCCCGACCTCCCGGTGCCGGACGCCGCAGCTGACATGGGGATGTAG
- a CDS encoding ABC transporter ATP-binding protein: MSSDAEADAATPTREADEADAASAEADPVLAVDGLRKRYDDTVALDGVDLAVADGEFVAVVGPSGCGKSTLLRVLSGLEAEFDGRVEVDGTDVRDGGSDAVGMVFQEPRLLDWADVRENIAVGLPGDVDPDAPAARERVDDLIETVGLDGFADSRPDELSGGMAQRVALARGLAYDPSVLLLDEPFSALDRLTKADQQDHLLDVWEERGTTVVLVTHDVEEAVYLADRVVVLGGQPGTVASVVDVDIDRPRERADAELVELRREVTEALGR, from the coding sequence GTGTCGTCGGACGCTGAGGCCGACGCCGCGACACCGACCCGCGAGGCCGACGAAGCCGACGCCGCGTCCGCCGAAGCAGATCCCGTCCTCGCGGTCGACGGTCTCCGGAAGCGGTACGACGACACGGTCGCGCTCGACGGCGTCGACCTCGCGGTCGCGGACGGCGAGTTCGTCGCCGTCGTCGGCCCCTCGGGCTGCGGCAAGTCGACGCTGCTCCGCGTGCTCTCCGGCCTCGAAGCCGAGTTCGACGGGCGTGTCGAGGTCGACGGGACGGACGTGCGCGACGGCGGCAGCGACGCCGTCGGGATGGTGTTCCAGGAGCCGCGGCTGCTCGACTGGGCGGACGTCCGCGAGAACATCGCGGTCGGGCTCCCGGGCGACGTCGACCCGGACGCTCCCGCGGCCCGCGAGCGCGTCGACGACCTTATCGAGACGGTCGGGCTCGACGGGTTCGCCGACAGCCGCCCGGACGAGCTCTCCGGGGGGATGGCGCAGCGCGTCGCGCTCGCGCGGGGGCTGGCGTACGACCCCTCGGTGCTGCTGCTCGACGAGCCGTTCTCGGCGCTCGACCGGCTGACGAAGGCGGACCAGCAGGACCACCTGCTCGACGTGTGGGAGGAACGCGGAACGACCGTCGTCCTCGTCACCCACGACGTCGAGGAGGCGGTCTACCTCGCGGACCGCGTCGTCGTCCTCGGCGGCCAACCCGGCACGGTGGCGTCCGTCGTCGACGTCGACATCGACCGCCCCCGCGAGCGCGCTGACGCCGAGCTCGTCGAGCTCCGGCGCGAGGTGACGGAGGCGCTCGGGCGGTAG
- a CDS encoding DUF5799 family protein, translated as MSEWTDAIVGERMTVDNQFNERVAASRFSSQEWGLIMTATEFEIENADDPEAARVVADTSSLPAIMPELENLRSQMAGMGGAPGGDGAGDSGGSGGVVDSIKGALGLGGGGGSGGPSDEELEAAERLVQEYADELQAHLEEVGKWEQVRVAYQE; from the coding sequence ATGAGCGAGTGGACCGACGCCATCGTCGGCGAGCGGATGACCGTCGACAACCAGTTCAACGAGCGCGTCGCGGCGTCGCGCTTCTCCAGCCAGGAGTGGGGACTGATCATGACGGCCACGGAGTTCGAGATCGAGAACGCCGACGACCCCGAGGCCGCCCGGGTCGTCGCAGACACGTCGAGCCTCCCGGCGATCATGCCCGAACTGGAGAACCTCCGGTCGCAGATGGCGGGGATGGGCGGCGCTCCCGGCGGCGACGGCGCCGGCGACTCCGGCGGGTCGGGCGGCGTCGTCGACTCGATCAAGGGCGCGCTCGGGCTCGGCGGCGGGGGCGGATCCGGCGGTCCCTCGGACGAGGAACTGGAGGCCGCCGAGCGCCTCGTTCAGGAGTACGCCGACGAGCTACAGGCGCACTTAGAGGAAGTCGGGAAGTGGGAACAGGTCCGCGTCGCGTATCAGGAGTAG
- a CDS encoding DUF7557 family protein: MPQIHLDEETVERLDALRVDDEEYDEIVSELISIYEAEELTLFRGSDVE; the protein is encoded by the coding sequence ATGCCCCAGATACACCTCGACGAGGAGACGGTCGAGCGGCTGGACGCGCTCCGGGTCGACGACGAGGAGTACGACGAGATCGTCAGCGAGCTCATCAGCATCTACGAGGCGGAGGAGCTCACTCTGTTCCGCGGTAGCGACGTGGAGTAA
- a CDS encoding mandelate racemase/muconate lactonizing enzyme family protein, whose product MIDDDPRGESPVRAMRHRSFALDLIRPLGTARGAIRRREGFLIAVERGSDGDSAGGDRGGAVGLGEATPLPGWTESREACAAALDGVGGQGGSESPLEVLDAASTPAARHGISLALADAAARDAGARLADRLADAAGVTATPADAVPVNATVGDGSPDETAAEARRAVDSGFDCLKLKVGARDVDADIERVRAVREAIGDAVSLRADANGAWDRETARRALDALAAFDLAYVEQPLPADDLDGLAALRERGPTDGAGGAVRIAVDESVAARGVDAVLDADAADAVVLKPMALGGPDRALAAALRAQRAGVDPVVTTTIDAVVARTAAVHVAAATPDVPPCGLATGSLLDEDLASDPCPIADGQIAVPTGPGLAGGAFEDLRRW is encoded by the coding sequence GTGATCGACGACGATCCCCGCGGCGAGAGTCCGGTTCGCGCGATGCGACACCGGTCGTTCGCGCTCGACCTGATCCGCCCGCTCGGCACCGCCCGCGGAGCGATCCGTCGGCGAGAAGGGTTCCTGATCGCGGTCGAACGCGGGAGCGACGGGGACAGCGCGGGGGGCGACAGAGGCGGCGCGGTCGGCCTCGGCGAGGCGACCCCGCTTCCGGGGTGGACGGAGTCACGCGAGGCGTGTGCGGCGGCGCTCGACGGAGTGGGCGGGCAGGGTGGGTCCGAGTCGCCGCTGGAGGTACTCGACGCGGCGTCGACGCCGGCCGCGCGACACGGCATCTCCCTCGCGCTCGCCGACGCCGCCGCCCGCGACGCGGGAGCGCGACTCGCGGACCGGCTCGCGGACGCGGCCGGTGTAACCGCGACGCCCGCGGATGCCGTCCCGGTCAACGCGACCGTCGGCGACGGGTCGCCGGACGAGACCGCTGCCGAGGCGAGGCGGGCGGTCGATTCGGGGTTCGACTGCCTCAAGCTGAAGGTCGGTGCCCGCGACGTCGACGCGGACATCGAGCGCGTCCGCGCGGTCCGCGAGGCGATCGGTGACGCGGTCTCGCTCCGCGCGGACGCGAACGGCGCGTGGGACCGGGAAACAGCTCGCCGCGCGCTCGACGCGCTGGCCGCGTTCGACCTCGCGTACGTCGAACAGCCGCTCCCGGCGGACGACCTCGACGGGCTGGCGGCGCTCCGCGAGCGCGGCCCGACCGACGGCGCGGGCGGCGCGGTCCGGATCGCCGTCGACGAGTCGGTCGCGGCCCGCGGGGTCGACGCGGTGCTGGACGCGGACGCCGCGGACGCGGTCGTTCTCAAGCCGATGGCGCTCGGCGGCCCGGACCGCGCGCTCGCGGCCGCGTTGCGGGCGCAGCGGGCGGGCGTCGACCCCGTCGTCACCACCACGATCGACGCGGTCGTCGCGCGGACGGCCGCAGTCCACGTTGCGGCCGCGACACCCGACGTCCCCCCGTGCGGGCTCGCGACCGGGTCGCTGCTCGACGAGGACTTGGCGTCCGATCCCTGTCCGATCGCGGACGGGCAGATCGCGGTCCCGACCGGTCCGGGGCTCGCGGGCGGCGCGTTCGAGGACCTGCGGCGGTGGTAG
- a CDS encoding ABC transporter permease: MAADTRRESDVSRDSDSGRGSTAGGSAGGAESHGLGPVPLPAARRFRPLLGLLVPAALVVVWHLSVATGVFAAHQLPAPLRVAETLYGLAASGELWGHVAITVQRVVLGAGLGIVVGSLFGTATGLSRTASDLLDPLLQSLKNIPSLAWVPLFLLWFGIGETAKVLLIAVGAFFPVYLNLSTGIAAVDEELLEVAEVYDLGRVESLRRVVFPAALPDLLVGIRGGVGLAWMFVVAAELIAASQGIGFLLSDGRTLARPDIIVGSILLFAFLGNCSDVAVKEVRDRVVGR; this comes from the coding sequence ATGGCCGCCGACACCCGCCGGGAGTCGGACGTCTCCCGCGACTCCGACTCCGGCCGCGGGTCGACGGCGGGCGGGTCGGCCGGCGGCGCCGAGTCTCACGGGCTCGGCCCGGTTCCCCTCCCCGCCGCGAGGCGGTTCCGCCCCCTGCTCGGGCTGCTCGTCCCCGCCGCGCTCGTCGTCGTCTGGCACCTCTCCGTCGCGACTGGTGTCTTCGCGGCCCACCAGCTGCCGGCGCCGCTGCGGGTGGCGGAGACGCTGTACGGGCTGGCGGCGTCCGGCGAGCTGTGGGGTCACGTCGCGATCACGGTCCAGCGCGTCGTCCTCGGCGCCGGCCTTGGGATCGTCGTCGGCAGCCTGTTCGGGACCGCGACTGGGCTCTCCCGGACGGCGAGCGACCTGCTCGACCCCCTGCTCCAGAGCCTGAAGAACATCCCGTCGCTGGCGTGGGTGCCGCTGTTCCTGCTCTGGTTCGGCATCGGCGAGACCGCGAAGGTGCTGCTCATCGCGGTCGGCGCGTTCTTCCCGGTGTACCTCAACCTCTCGACCGGCATCGCCGCGGTCGACGAGGAGCTGCTGGAGGTCGCCGAGGTGTACGACCTCGGGCGCGTCGAGTCGCTGCGCCGGGTCGTGTTCCCGGCCGCGCTCCCCGACCTGCTCGTCGGGATCCGCGGCGGCGTCGGGCTGGCGTGGATGTTCGTGGTCGCCGCCGAGCTGATCGCGGCGAGCCAGGGGATCGGGTTCCTGCTCAGCGACGGGCGGACCCTCGCGCGGCCCGACATCATCGTGGGGTCGATCCTGCTGTTCGCCTTCCTCGGCAACTGCTCGGACGTCGCGGTGAAGGAGGTGAGAGACCGTGTCGTCGGACGCTGA